In the Paracholeplasma morum genome, one interval contains:
- a CDS encoding M50 family metallopeptidase — protein MDLLINIVAFVFSLGLIVALHELGHFFFAKKANILCHEYAIGMGPLLWSKRKGETLYSIRAIPIGGFVSMAGEQIENALLSKGQTIGVNFEGDLIKEIILNNAKPAEKNLIIESFDLYDDKNQGLFIEGTDEGVMRFYSVKKDAFYILSEKKKIQVAPYNRSFESRSLWQRFLTIFGGPAMNFVLAFFIFLIVASIQGKPVNSNVIGQIVPNNPANFASIVSGDKIISIDGVVVDNWTTIGQALNDSMGEENLSVVIERNGQLITLFVNPRIDINAMGISNYYKEKIGGNDIYGVKLSNGGAVIGSSFGISKDLLKTDDIITAVKLNNKTYTISSWADLVSAINQEEGGDAVITIKRGQETLTVNLPIWEDSVLSSQGVEKTRTTLGISPNTKFDFVYSISSGFTSIGTSVSQVIAVIGLLFGGSDQISVSNLSGPVGIFNIVGQYAQQGFAAFLFFVGFLSVNIGVMNLLPIPALDGGRLVFLGIEAVIRKPLNRKVENTANNIMFILLMALFVYVTFYDILRLF, from the coding sequence ATGGATTTATTAATAAACATTGTAGCCTTTGTGTTTTCACTAGGGCTTATCGTTGCTTTACATGAACTGGGACATTTTTTCTTTGCTAAGAAAGCAAATATTTTATGTCATGAATATGCCATTGGAATGGGGCCACTCCTATGGTCTAAAAGAAAAGGCGAAACTCTTTATTCAATTAGAGCTATTCCTATCGGGGGATTTGTCTCTATGGCTGGTGAGCAAATCGAGAATGCTTTGCTTTCAAAAGGCCAAACCATCGGGGTTAATTTTGAAGGGGATTTGATTAAAGAAATCATCTTAAACAATGCAAAACCTGCTGAAAAAAACCTTATTATTGAAAGTTTTGATTTATATGATGATAAGAATCAAGGGCTATTTATCGAGGGAACAGATGAAGGTGTAATGCGTTTTTATTCAGTTAAAAAAGATGCATTTTATATCTTATCAGAAAAGAAAAAGATACAAGTAGCGCCATATAACCGTTCTTTTGAGTCTAGATCATTATGGCAAAGATTCCTAACCATCTTTGGTGGACCAGCAATGAACTTTGTCTTAGCGTTTTTCATATTTTTAATTGTTGCTTCAATCCAAGGTAAACCAGTTAATTCAAATGTGATTGGGCAAATCGTTCCAAACAACCCTGCAAACTTTGCATCGATAGTGTCTGGGGATAAAATTATATCGATTGATGGTGTTGTTGTGGATAATTGGACTACCATTGGACAAGCACTAAATGATTCAATGGGAGAAGAAAACCTATCAGTAGTCATCGAAAGAAATGGACAATTGATTACGCTCTTTGTTAATCCTAGAATTGATATTAATGCTATGGGTATCTCAAACTACTACAAAGAAAAGATTGGTGGGAATGACATATATGGTGTCAAACTATCCAATGGCGGTGCTGTTATTGGGTCATCTTTTGGTATATCCAAAGATTTATTGAAAACAGATGATATCATTACAGCTGTTAAACTTAATAACAAGACCTATACTATCTCTTCTTGGGCTGATTTAGTTTCTGCAATTAACCAAGAAGAAGGTGGAGATGCGGTCATTACAATAAAACGTGGTCAAGAAACCCTAACAGTTAATTTACCAATTTGGGAAGACAGTGTGTTATCTAGCCAAGGCGTAGAAAAAACCAGAACCACTTTGGGTATCTCTCCAAACACTAAATTCGATTTTGTGTATAGTATTTCTAGTGGATTCACAAGCATTGGAACATCTGTTAGTCAAGTTATCGCTGTAATTGGACTTTTATTTGGTGGCTCAGATCAGATTTCTGTAAGTAACTTATCTGGCCCAGTTGGTATTTTCAACATTGTTGGTCAATATGCGCAACAAGGATTTGCTGCATTCTTATTCTTTGTTGGATTCTTATCCGTTAATATCGGCGTAATGAACTTACTTCCAATCCCAGCACTAGATGGTGGACGTCTGGTATTCCTTGGTATTGAAGCAGTTATTCGTAAACCTTTAAACCGTAAAGTCGAAAATACGGCAAACAATATAA